The Myxocyprinus asiaticus isolate MX2 ecotype Aquarium Trade chromosome 6, UBuf_Myxa_2, whole genome shotgun sequence region TAGGATTGGGATGTGTGGGGCTCATTCCCTGCCCCTCTTACGTAAGCCTGCTGCTCCGAGAACATGCAACTCGGTCGGGTCCCGCAGATATGAAGTCTGAAGAAGTTGAAAACATAGAAGAATTAAACAATTTGGCTTTAGATTCTATTCGCATCGAACCCTATTTGTCGAAGCTGAAACAAAAAGCAGAAGCAGAAAAAAGCATTCGACTCTTGGATTTGCCGAAAACTTTTTTGATTAGGTTTTTGCGGGCGAGAGACTTTGATGTTGAACTGGCGCTTTGCCTAAATGATGGTTGAACTACAACTGATGCGCCACAACTGTACTTGATTTCTGTAGTGATAGATTTACAGATTCCATTGGTGATACGTGATTTGATTTGCAATGCAAACCATGCCATGCCATGGTTTTACgtttgatacttttttttttttttttttttttttttagtttattatgaagaaaataaagtatttctTTATTctcatttaattgtatttatatgCTCTTTACTTAAGTTCACTTAAAATGTATACGTACAGAACAGTAGCCTACTGCAACAGTATTTATACAAGATAACACTTCTTCCTTTTATATCCTGGAGGAAAAAGAGGCTTTTGAGATTAATGTCACATGTCTTGGATGCAATCTTGTCTCTTCTATCCACAGCTATTGATCAACTATCATAAATGGAGACAAGAATGTCCAGAAATAACTGCTGATCTGCGTCCATCATCCATCATAGGACTTATTCAGAACAATTACCATGGAGTTTTGAGATCACGAGATGATGCTGGAAGTCAAGTTTTAATCTATCGGATTGGtaaatgcagacacaaacaatgtTTGAACATTTATTTCTGCTGTTATAATGGCAAATATCAcacattttcaaacacttttcaggtcaGTGGAACCCCAAAGAATTCACAGCTTATGAGGTTTTTCGTGTGAGCCTCATTACATCAGAGCTAATCGTTCAAGAACGGGAGACTCAAAGAAATGGAgtcaaagttatttttgatctccAAGACTGGTGCTTTGCTCATGCACTGCAGATAAATCCTTCTTTGGCAAAAAAGATATCATCTGTACTTACGGTAGGCATCCGTTTTTTCCAAAGATTTTAAAGAACTTACTTGTTTAATGAtggtacatttttcaaattatcTGCAGATGTATCTGGTTTTATGCACTTATAACATCCATTAGATATGACAAAGTAAAATAAAtgggtaaacataaaaaaaaaaaaaaaaactaaaaaaacaaaacaaaacaagaagctCAAATTAATTCAACAGAATAAACATCATATTTGTTTTACAGGACTCCTTTCCTTTGAAAGTACGCGGCATCCATTTGATAAATGAGCCCATTTTTTTCCGCCCTGTCTTTGCCATGATCCGTCCATTTCTACCAGACAAAATAAAACAACGGGTCAGCATTATTTAAGTACATGCATATAAGATATGAGGATTATCAAGACAATTCTCACGATAAAATCTAATAACAGTTGTTTTTGCTGTGTTTTTCTATATAGGTTCATATGCATGGTAGTTCATATGCCCGGAGTCTCTGTGATTATTTTCCGAAGGCTATCCTCCCACCTGAGTATGGAGGCACAGGACCCAGCATAGATGAAGTGTGCCAAGAGTGGACTGAGTACATCATGCAATCTGAAGTCTATCTCCATAAGCTCTCTATAGACTTAGCTGGAGGATATTCTTCTCAGTCATCCACCCATGATGACTGAATACAACGAAGGTACTTGATACCATGTGCTGTTTGCTTTAGGTGATGTTGCAAGTTGCATGTTGCTGCTGTGGAAGGTTAAATTCCTTCTCTGTAATTTCCATGTGAAAATCTGAATGATGTTACAGAGACTGCACATGCCACCAGGTTTACTATTGCTGATTATTGATGAATTTTTCATATGTTGCAGAGGACTAAATGGTGCAGCTTTTCAAATTGTCTGTTTAGAATTAACTCTTCTCATACTCCATACTGGAAAGATCATTTGCAGTATCAAAAGTGACATTCCCACAGTAACCTATTTTAACTGAATCAGATTTTTGGATAATGAGATTTTATTGAATTCTATATATAACAGATATTTAGATGACATTGCCAGACATTACTTGATATACCTCTGTTGATacaataatgtacagtatacaatatctATTTGCACAGGAAGTCACTGTCCAAGACTGAAATATGAAAGTGCCTTCCTTTTACTtctgaattattttgtttttcataacaGTGGACAAAACTCAGGAAGTTACTTAAGCTTTTGTGCTTCTGGAAGTTAGATATCAAGCATAATCATGAGACAATTAATTATGCTGCAGCTATTTAAAGTGATTCAATTCACTGAAAATTAAGAAACTATAACTGGACCTTTTGTAATATGTTTTAATAAGAAAGCCTTTGTCAGATGAAATATAAATCGAAAGTAGagcttttgcattttaaataaacaacttaaaacatGTACGTATTCAGTTAACAGCAAGTGGGAGAGTACAGTGGCACTTTGGTCTATTGCCTTTTGCTCAGGCTCTTAAGCAAATAGAATAATGACCTTATTAGAGCACTTAATGTTGAACATTTCTTtgagttttaacattttaaaaccatgtacatatttatttacagttttattttctatGACAGTGTTCAATATTTAATTGTATTGTCCTAATTTGTTGTCCAATTACAAAAgctattgtcattttttttttttttttcactttaaagggcacttttcattcaaatgtacattatcaTAGTGATAATAAAAACTTCATCTAGACAAGTGTATTAATGCACAATGTGAAACTTGGCAACCAGACAGTTGCAAAGATCATTGTGTGAAATTCTGTACCAACTAATATAAATGGTTTTGTTGTGACCTTTAGAGCCAAACTTGATTTGATCATACTTGGATCTACTTTGGTAAGTTCTTCAATATTGGCTACCACAGCCCTGAAGTTTTATTTTAGGTGCTTTTTCCCCCAGCCTTTGAGTCTCAGATCACCTGTAATGCAGCAGCATccacatttaaaaacattcagAATTAACCATATTGCCAAAATGTGGACACCTTAACACCACACAATATATTCTTGTTgatcatttaatttcaaaatcatTGGCATGAATAGTGAGTTGGTCCTCCCTAACAGCTTTCACTGTTTTGTGAAGGCTTTTCCACTAGATATTAGAACATGGctacaagagcatcagtgaggtttAGCATGATGTTGGCTAATGGGGCTTGGCTCGCATTTGGCATTCTAATTCATCCCAATTtcccaaaggtgttcaatggTTTTCAGATCTGGGTTGTGTGCAGGccaatcaagttcttccacacaagTAAGCATTTCTGTATGGACCTCGCTTTGTGCACAAGGgtactgtcatgctggaacagaaaagagtTCTTCCCAAACTGTTAAAACAAAATTGGAAGCACAAGAATCATCTAGAATGTCACTGTATGGTGTAGTATTAAGATTTCTCTGTAGTGGAATCATGTGAATAACCAAACCTCTTAATAAGACGgtagtgtccacatacttttggccatatagtgtatacaaACTtagaattttttatatttaccacAGTGTATGTTGGCTGTTATcaaaattaataattgttttgtgAATACTTAGGAATCTCCTGGTGAAAACACATCAATGTAATCCAAAGATTACTCTTTTGATCTATACTGTAAGATTTGTATTGTCTATTAGGAAAGCCAGTTGAAATTCAGCACTTGTTATTTTATAATTACTGCACGCCCTCTGCTGGTAAAAACACAATATGCACAATACGTAACATCCACATGAAAGACCCCGAagaacttaaaggattagttcacccaaaaattaaaattatctcttcattactcaccctcatgtcatcccagatgtgtatgactttctttcttctgctgaacacaaatgaagattttcagaagaatatctcagctctgtatgtccatacaatgcaagttaatggtggccagtactttgaaggtccaaaaagcacaaaggcagcataaaattaatccatatgacttcagtaaatctatatcttcagaagtgatatgatagctatccttatgaggactctccatagacataatgatttttatgctgtacaaactatagattctatcccctaaccctaaccctacccctaaacctaaccctcacaaaaaacgttctacatttttacattttcaataaaacatagtttagtatgttttttaagatatttgaattatggggacactagaaatgtcctcataaaccacatttatagcataatacccttgtaattaccagtttgtaacctaaaaaaatgtcctcgtaaatcacacacacactactttgAATGACACAGCACTCTCCTACAGTTTCCAAatgtaaaaacagatgtactgtATTGTGTGAAAAGACCATTATGTTCACACCTGTTTCACCTAACCATTTAGCAACTTTTCAAGCCAACAGAGCTCACAAAAagcttatattttttattgaagatgcAGAATTTGATTGAATTCGTTACTTATGTTTGTATAGACTTCTTCAAAAATTGCAAACTTTAATCCTGCCCATAAATCCTAATGTTATAATTTTTAGTAAAGTAAACATTTGGGACAGATTACCCCTCAACTCTTTCTTCAATTAATTTATGATTgttatctgaaaaaaataaaataaataaataataataatctgctgATCTAGTGACCCCTCTTGTCCACATTTTAAAAGTGGGTGATAAAAGACACATTACTCTATGAAAGTGGACTACTAGATAATGTAGAGATGATCTAATTAAGTCATACTTGTTTGTCTTCTTTAATCTTTCACTTAACAGGAACAACGTCACATTGTGTGAGTGTTTAGAATAGTTCAGATCCAGCCAAGCAAGCACACGTAGACgtttaaattgaaaataaaacaaattaagtacattttttatatactttAGGAGGGTGATTGTTTAGATAGCATCTATGTTTGTGTGTTCTGTAGCTGAGGTCAAACACGGgctatcattataataattacatttgaaaaacagTCAGTACTACATTATTTGTATCACATTTGCCCAATACTATCCAGCTGCAGCATTTGCCACTTAGTCAGCTTTTAAGTGTTTTAGTAGACTTTTCTAAAAGTGCTTAACAACAGTTCTGAACATGTTTAGATATGCATACAAGTTCCAGCCTCGTGTAAGTGTAGTTACACACTCGCTTTAGGATGAGGTCGGTGGACAAAAGCGGAAAGGGGGTGGGGTGCAACGTATACATACGTCCCTGACTCAGTTGGATATTTTGTACTAAgaacaaaaaaagttaaaataaaagaattacattttaaagcattattaagaTGAAATCCTGTTAAATTAGCAAAAGAGTTGATGGCATAAAAATGCACTCGTTCAACTCAGAGGTGCATCATGCCATGTGTACTTTCTACTGCAGGATTAAACAAGTAAATCTGAAAGCTAAGAAAATATCTAACTTCTAGGGTCCAATATAGTCTACAGTAATCTTGGAAATCCTACGTAGGTATATATAATACACCAAAAAAATCGTTCAAACGTTAAACAAATGATAGCTGTCATGATATTACTACGTAATGAACAGGGGGCAAACAAACGCCAGGGGGTTAATCTCGCGATAAGTGCAACCTTCCATCTTGCCACGTTCCAgtgctagcaaaaaaaaaaacagggaacaACAGGGCGGTCTTACCTCGCAGGTATCCACACGATTGAATAAGGCATCTGACTCTGCTTGCCGATTGGATGGAATTTTAATTAGCTCCGCCCACAATGGCTTTGTATGACTAGCACTGGCCGAATGCTTATTCACTCAAAAAGGGGACGGGTTGCTATGGGCTTCAGTGTATGAAGGCATAGGGATTTGATTTCGCAGGGTACCAGAATTAAGACTGGAATTTATAGTCAGCTCAGCTTTTACAGAACACGAAAATTCGAAGAACTAGCAATGGCTCAGAAGAAAAATGCAAGAGGACACAAAAAAGGtttgcatatttacatattgtcGTCAAAAATACACACAGTCTTCTGCAGAAGGCCTGAAAGTTAATCGGGCGGCAAGATTGATTTTTCTTCTAATTCAAAATGCACTGAGTTGTGGTTATCAACAACAATGAGACATTAAATTGATATAAAAACTGGCTCGTGgaacaaataattaataacaatatcCCTAGTGTATTATGTCGATTAAAGCCGTAATCTATAAACTACCTTAGTTGCGTTACATTGTGATCCATGCATATTTCTTTAATCGTCTACACATTCTGAGCGAACAACAGCTTGCCAGTTACAGCTGTCCGAAGGATGTTAAATACCCAGAATAATTTCTGTTTACTTGGAAATCAGTAAGAAATGAGCGCAGAACTTCTGCATGCCTTTGCACTCTTGCACGAGTCCCAGTGGGCCTAGCCGTATTGaattatatagtaaaaaaaaaatcacgtttgAGATATgcatgtgtgtaatttatgttgtagaacaaaacctCCACgtttcgtcaagtaatgtttaccacagaccttattttacgcCTAAGACGAAAATCCCGAGGGAAACCCTGGCGAATTCTCTtacgggtttttggactacaagctgaacagctcttgCTGGAGTCAGAGTTGCCCCGCTGTGATCTCTTAAATGCTCACGTGTCAAAATTGGGAGAGCGTGAGAGGGGTTATACGTGGCCTCTAGGGTCTCGAGTAAAATACAATAACCCCACAGACTCCGTAATTAAAAATAAAGCTTTCCTCAACTTTTTAAAGTTCTGCAACCTTTCTGGTTATCATCGTCCGTTTGTCTGAGTTAGCTATTATTCTTGATTTTCGTAACTGCGGGGTTATTATGTAAGAGTGGTCAAAGTGTGTTCCAAAAAATTGGTTATCGGACTTGAATTAAAGGTGCATGTTTTATAGGTGAATGAAACCTGTGAAATTATAACACATATCTCTATTTTTACCTTATAATCTGATTTAGGCATTTCGGTGTAGCCTGCTTGGTGTGCTAACTTTCTAAGTGAAGCAGCTCACTATCAGAAATGTGCTCCACCTCATCCTTCTGTATTACAGTTCTTAGTTTCTATAAAGTATCTTTAATGGAAATATCCGTGTTCTTGATATTGTCATTTTAAGTATAATTTCACATGTGGAGAGCATTCCCATTTCTCTAGATCAGACATCTTGAATATCAAATAATTAAGTTATGGAACATTTTCCCTCTAATGAAAATGATCTGGAGTCACGGCCACTGTGAAGGCTctggaacattttcaaaaattagTAAAATCGGTTCATCAAGCATTTAAAGATGCGCTCAGtcatttttcataatttaaaaagtttaacttcaaagtagggctgcaactaatgattattttgataattgactaatgtaatgattattagaatgattattcggcgattattgcaatgattaatcataagttattaaccaattattcagcttgtgccttgacttaaaaagttgtattaaacatgcttactaacaataaagaggacaaaatcatcttttaccTCTATCATACCTCTAAAtgatattcactgaattaaagggaaaaaacccAATTAAGTTTAATCCAGTAAAAAATTAactgctaaaaaaatatatagttatcaagtgttttcttgttttccatttaaaattttacaaaaatccttaaaacaagatacatttacttgagaagcaacatataagatatttagacttgctttcagagaatgtatcttgaatataagtgtattgtttTCACTTGatcatacttctgccagtgctgtaaagtcaaaatatacttatattcaagatatattttctgaaagcaagtctaaatatcttatatgttgcttttcaGGTAAATATATcctgttttaagtatttttagatatttaaaaattatCTGACAttctctgatatatatatatatatatatatatatatatatatatatatatatatattgtttaattatatatatatatattttgtttttttttgttttttgtttttttgtttttttgtctgcagtatagctgctaaggaaaatgtacgttgttttaaaggagttttagatatttatattggaaaacaagccaaaacaaaaacatcaaaaacttattttgttgccgTGCATAATGGGCGAAGACTATACCCTCTCTAACCTTTTTGTTCACtccaatccatctttaactcttaAAAGAGCTGCGTTTCGCAGATTGTCTTcccgataagatacacaccgcaACATATgtgttatgattcactacgtcgtgCGCAATCACgtaataatctagctgcagcaagcgcatgCGAGGGACAAGCGTTCCTGCGCCAGACTGTGCATCAGCCGggtacagtttcaatctctctctaGGTGAGATTGATCGGGTGacttcacgcgactcatagaagaggcgctgaccgcacagagaaatgtcagttttggagtttgtacttatttacatgacctgcttccttattttaacttttaataaaggatgcattaaagatataacggcgggtgtttcctttaaagacgctctgacaagtttttaagcataaacggaacggcagctccggctccgcttattccacaacgagattgcttctgtatttttcttagtttgtaattttgtataatgTCCTCATAATTtccaatctacatcacctgaaactgtttggaaagtttggagtgcgtctggacaGTAAGctgtcttcttcctctcctcaatcatgCGCGAGCTGAAGTGCTCCTCTTGcgcaccatcattagagtttaatgtgatctcatgttatgttaaatgagatcaaacgactgttcgacaatgaaaatgtttgtcgtcaattttttgttgtcgataacgtcgactaatcgtttcagccctacttcaAAGGAAATTAATGGCAATTTTGAAacctatgtataaaatcattactACTCAAGTGAGACTACTTAAGACCCCATTtgtatcagtaacattataaaagctgttttattctacaaatAGAGGGTCCCCTAATGGGGGGCTGCCATGTTTATATCACTTTACCAGCCAAATACTATAtggttaatctcagtaaccgcttTGGAAACTTTCACTcagggattaaattaatcctggctgaCTGTGAAAACTGAATTTCTGTAATGGCATTgggaactgaaaactattgcattcaAAAGATGAATGGTGCTGCATTcacacccctaggtgtcagtataagagGACATAttcaaaaattactgagtgcatctttaaagtgtcatgaaacccccCTGAGTGCTCAGTGCGAGACGATATGGAGCGCGGAAAACTAAGTACACCCATCACCCGATCCTTCAGATTTAACAAAAGGCTCATGAAATGGCGTAAAATGGTGGGAGGGTGGAAGGGAAGGACGGGAGGGGGTCAAGCACAACAACACAGAACAACTCTTAAAAGAGATGGCTGAACATAAACGTTAAAGCCTTTTTCATCACcttgcagctgggtgcaactacagtaacaccttccaaatcagtcagaaatctaggggtaaccactGACAACAgattaaatttcacagaccacatctcaaaggccGCAAGATCACGTAGATTTACACTCTagaatatcaggaagataagacccttcctctctgaacatgccacacaactgcttgtccagtcacttgtcataactagactggactactgtaacgctctcattgcaggcctccctgcatgtgcagttagacccctgcaaatgatccagaatgcagcagcatgtctggtctttaatgaaccaaagaaagcgcgttacaccactccttgtctctcttcactggctaccggttgatgcacgtatcaaattcaaggctctgatgctggcatacagaacagtcactgggtctgcaccagcatacctaaaatcatttatgcagagctacacgcccactagaagcctgcggtcggctaaggaatgtcgccttgttgtaccaacacaaagaggcaccaaaacactttcccggactttcagcttcatcgtactacgttggtggaatgaccttcccaactccatccatgaagctgactcactctctgtcttcaaaaaacgactaaaaacacatcttttccatgagcacttaaccagtcattaaaaaataaatacataaataaataaatttcctgttgcactttattctgttttgaatactattatgatactagtgaaactttgtaatacagcacttttcataccactgtctccttaagatgaatcgcttatgttttcctcttttttttaagtcgctttggataaaagcgtctgccaaatgaataatgtaaaatgtaaatgtaaaagctaAAGAGCTGCTGTATATCGATCATGGGACAAAAATATGAACGTGTGAAGAGTGAAAACATTTTACGAATCAAAGATTGAAATATTAAATTCAATCTTTTGGAATTAAGTAAAAGCAGGCATTGCCACCAAAACCAGGACTGCTTAAAGACTTAATataattcatagatatttattcttacaaggaatgtttcaggtttaatacaagttaaactattgactgcatttgtggcaatGTTGATTACCGCAGAAAATAATCTCGACTCATCCCTCTGCGTTCAGTAAGGCACATAAAGTAAATGGGTCCAATACACAATACATTAACtaaacactttttcaaaagtacagcgGGAATACTTAAACataatacgtgttaacatgactctagtagggctgggcgatatgtcaaaagttattttatcgataatcgccttaaaaaatatcacgatatacattgtcaaccccctgccgagggtcggtgaatatttttgctttattggttttgctttaaaaattttattcatttattgaaacacaaaaaacataaacaaaatacatttctaaattcaaattgcactttaaactaaatgaaaaaagcaataaaataacgaagttatcaaaaaatgttatttaaccaccttatttaaacatttactgtctccaatggctccatttgccatcatgcaagtatCTGTCAATGacaccaggtggaaaattactaatagcctacagattaagaactaaagacgattataaatataaatacattaatgATCGTAATAAATAAGCCtgataaattcccttgtgtttccaaaataatgctgccaaatgtgtgttcttatgtaTGTTCGTATGTTcttatgtgtttgtattgcgttttggtaatacagttaatgctgcctaaagaaaataaaatcgaactcaattttaggttcagggtgaacgtgtcttgtattactttatgattgaatcactttcatctttgtttctttaatacaaaaataacactggcagacaaatgtttggaataatttacagattttgctcttatggaaagaatttggtacttttattcaccaaagtggcattcaactgatcacaatgtatagttagggaattaataacatgaacaattactattacaatgtgaaatttttttcttttacttaaactacttcaaagagttctcatcaaaaaatcctccacgtgcagcaatgacagctttgcagatccttggcattctagctgtcagtttgtccagatactcaggtgacatttctccccacacttcctgtagcacttaccatagatgtggctgtcttgtcgggcacttctcacgcactgtACAGTCTAGTTGATTccacaaaactcaatggggttaagatccataacactcttttccaattatctgttgtccaatgtctgtgtttctttgcccactctaaccttttctttttgtttttctgtttcaaaagtggctttttctttgcaattctttccataaagcctgcacccctgagtcttctctttactattgtacatgaaactggtgttgaacgggtagaattcaatgaagctgtcagctgaggacatgtgaggtgtctatttctcaaacttatttagttgtatctggccttccacatctctttctgtccttgttagagccagttgtcctttgtctttgaagactgtagtgtacacctttgtatgaaatcttctattttttttttttttttttttttggcaatttcaagcattgtatagccttcattcctcaaaacaaagattgactgatgagtttctagagaaagctgtttcttttttgccatttttgacctacgtaatattgaccttaagacatgccaatgtattgcatactgtggcaactcaaaaacaaacacaaagacaaagttaagCTTCCTTTAacgaactaaatagctttcaactgtgtttgatataatggcaagtgattttctagtaccacattagcaatttagcatgattactcaaggataaggtgttggagtgatggctgctggaaatggggcctgtctagatttgataaaaaattactttttttttgtgatcagttaaatgccactttggtgaattaaagtaccaatttccttccgaaacagctaaatctatacatta contains the following coding sequences:
- the LOC127442830 gene encoding alpha-tocopherol transfer protein-like → MKSEEVENIEELNNLALDSIRIEPYLSKLKQKAEAEKSIRLLDLPKTFLIRFLRARDFDVELALCLKLLINYHKWRQECPEITADLRPSSIIGLIQNNYHGVLRSRDDAGSQVLIYRIGQWNPKEFTAYEVFRVSLITSELIVQERETQRNGVKVIFDLQDWCFAHALQINPSLAKKISSVLTDSFPLKVRGIHLINEPIFFRPVFAMIRPFLPDKIKQRVHMHGSSYARSLCDYFPKAILPPEYGGTGPSIDEVCQEWTEYIMQSEVYLHKLSIDLAGGYSSQSSTHDD